In Endozoicomonas sp. GU-1, one DNA window encodes the following:
- the hscB gene encoding Fe-S protein assembly co-chaperone HscB: protein MVDLTKNYFELFELPVSCQVDLQHLSSQYRALQRAVHPDRFAGDDERQQRISIQYASHVNEAFDTLKQPLPRVIYLLKLAGRDVDMERNTIMDPGFLMEQMELREAVADIRSASNPEQEVERLAGQVDADILRYLQRFEGFWSSGTEQDLEQAETVVRKMQFMVKLAAELEQLESELLDD, encoded by the coding sequence GTGGTTGATTTAACCAAAAACTATTTTGAGCTTTTTGAGTTGCCTGTTTCCTGCCAGGTTGACTTGCAACACCTGTCCAGTCAGTACCGTGCGTTGCAGCGGGCAGTTCATCCTGACCGGTTTGCCGGCGATGATGAGCGTCAGCAGCGTATCTCTATCCAGTATGCTTCCCATGTTAATGAGGCCTTTGACACGTTGAAACAGCCATTGCCAAGGGTGATCTATTTGCTGAAGCTGGCAGGCCGTGATGTGGATATGGAGCGCAACACCATTATGGATCCCGGATTTCTGATGGAGCAGATGGAGTTGCGTGAGGCTGTCGCGGATATCAGGTCTGCATCCAATCCTGAGCAGGAAGTTGAGAGGCTGGCCGGTCAGGTGGATGCTGATATTCTTCGATATCTTCAGCGGTTTGAAGGCTTCTGGTCATCTGGAACAGAGCAGGATCTTGAACAGGCAGAAACGGTTGTCAGAAAGATGCAGTTCATGGTAAAGCTGGCGGCTGAACTGGAACAGCTGGAATCCGAGTTGTTGGACGATTAA
- the iscA gene encoding iron-sulfur cluster assembly protein IscA, with product MAITVTIAAARHIKGQLSRRGKGLGIRLGVRTSGCSGMAYVLEFVDVVDEDDLVFEDHEVKVFVDPKSLVYLDGTELDLVKEGLNEGLQFNNPNAASECGCGESFNVADAG from the coding sequence ATGGCAATTACCGTAACCATTGCGGCTGCCCGTCACATCAAAGGGCAGCTTTCCCGCAGAGGCAAGGGACTCGGCATAAGGCTGGGTGTACGTACTTCGGGATGCTCTGGTATGGCCTATGTCCTTGAATTTGTGGATGTAGTTGATGAGGATGATCTGGTTTTTGAAGATCACGAAGTCAAAGTGTTTGTTGACCCGAAAAGTCTGGTTTACCTGGATGGCACAGAGCTGGACCTGGTAAAGGAAGGGCTCAACGAAGGTTTGCAGTTTAACAATCCGAATGCTGCCAGTGAGTGTGGTTGCGGTGAAAGCTTTAACGTTGCTGATGCTGGCTGA
- the iscR gene encoding Fe-S cluster assembly transcriptional regulator IscR gives MRLTTKGRYAVTAMLDLALHSDQGPVSLADISDRQEISLSYLEQLFSKLRRGDLVCSVRGPGGGYRLSRGTEAIYVAQVIDAVNESVDATKCKGAGGCQKGVTCLTHHLWQDLSEQIHSFLGGISLADLVARREVQSVAIRQDEQQDNKIAADTIL, from the coding sequence ATGAGATTGACGACCAAAGGACGTTATGCGGTGACCGCCATGCTGGATCTGGCACTTCATTCCGATCAGGGGCCGGTTTCTCTCGCAGATATATCGGATCGTCAGGAAATCTCTCTCTCTTACCTGGAACAGCTGTTTTCCAAGCTCCGTCGTGGTGATCTGGTTTGCAGTGTGCGGGGGCCCGGGGGAGGCTACCGACTCAGTCGTGGTACTGAAGCTATTTATGTTGCCCAGGTGATCGATGCTGTTAATGAGTCCGTAGACGCTACAAAGTGCAAGGGGGCAGGCGGTTGCCAGAAAGGTGTAACCTGTCTGACCCACCACTTGTGGCAGGACCTGAGTGAGCAGATTCATTCGTTTCTTGGAGGGATCAGCCTCGCTGATCTTGTTGCGCGCAGGGAAGTGCAAAGTGTTGCTATTCGTCAGGATGAGCAGCAAGACAACAAAATTGCCGCTGACACCATCCTGTAA
- the cysE gene encoding serine O-acetyltransferase: protein MFERIKEDIKTVMDRDPAARNTFEVVTNYPGLHALLLHRVSHKLWTSGFFWLGRMLSTFNRWLTGIEIHPGATIGRRFFIDHGMGVVIGETAVIHDDVTLYHGVTLGGTSPNKGKEHPANQGKRHPTLANGVVVGAGAKVLGPFVVGEGARVGSNAVVVRAVPPGATVVGIPGRIVKKSEVTDSNGERRHANAEKMAEKMGFDAYAVTSEMPDPTAHAISAMLDHLHEVDSRFDTLCQVLKDHGLECKVRPLPELKKEDFAPVKEEITSSLP, encoded by the coding sequence ATGTTTGAGCGAATAAAAGAAGATATTAAAACAGTAATGGACCGGGATCCGGCGGCACGGAACACCTTCGAGGTGGTTACCAACTACCCCGGGCTGCACGCGTTATTGCTGCACAGAGTGTCGCATAAACTCTGGACGTCGGGGTTTTTCTGGCTGGGGCGCATGCTGTCAACATTTAATCGCTGGTTAACCGGTATTGAGATACATCCGGGCGCTACCATTGGTCGACGCTTTTTTATCGATCATGGTATGGGGGTTGTTATTGGAGAAACGGCGGTCATACACGATGATGTCACTCTTTATCATGGTGTGACGCTGGGAGGTACTTCTCCCAATAAGGGCAAGGAGCATCCGGCGAACCAGGGTAAGCGGCACCCGACTTTGGCTAATGGCGTCGTTGTGGGAGCTGGCGCAAAAGTGCTTGGACCATTTGTGGTAGGAGAAGGAGCGAGAGTTGGGTCAAATGCGGTGGTTGTGCGTGCAGTTCCGCCGGGGGCAACCGTTGTTGGTATTCCCGGCAGGATTGTGAAGAAGTCGGAGGTGACGGATAGCAATGGTGAACGCCGTCATGCCAATGCGGAAAAGATGGCGGAGAAAATGGGTTTTGATGCCTATGCCGTCACATCTGAAATGCCTGACCCTACCGCCCATGCCATCTCGGCTATGCTGGATCATCTGCATGAAGTGGATTCCCGCTTTGATACTTTGTGCCAGGTGTTAAAAGACCATGGTCTTGAGTGCAAGGTGCGGCCATTGCCAGAGTTAAAGAAAGAAGACTTTGCACCTGTGAAAGAGGAAATTACTTCATCGCTACCGTAG
- the iscU gene encoding Fe-S cluster assembly scaffold IscU, whose protein sequence is MAYSEKVIDHYENPRNVGKLDQDSQSVGTGMVGAPACGDVMRLQIQVNDEGVIEDARFKTYGCGSAIASSSLATEWMKGKTLDEAATIKNTDIAEELALPPVKIHCSVLAEDAIKAAIDDYRAKQKHDDAAPAA, encoded by the coding sequence ATGGCATACAGCGAAAAGGTTATCGATCACTACGAGAATCCACGCAACGTAGGTAAGCTTGACCAGGATTCTCAAAGCGTGGGCACTGGCATGGTCGGTGCCCCAGCCTGTGGAGATGTTATGCGTCTTCAGATTCAGGTTAATGATGAAGGCGTTATTGAAGACGCACGCTTCAAAACCTATGGGTGTGGCTCTGCTATTGCTTCCAGTTCTCTGGCAACCGAGTGGATGAAGGGCAAGACGCTGGATGAAGCGGCAACCATCAAGAATACCGATATTGCCGAAGAGCTGGCACTGCCACCGGTTAAAATCCACTGTTCGGTGCTGGCTGAAGATGCCATTAAGGCGGCAATCGATGACTATCGGGCCAAGCAGAAGCATGATGATGCAGCTCCAGCTGCCTGA
- a CDS encoding IscS subfamily cysteine desulfurase, with translation MKLPIYLDYSATTPVDPRVAEKMIQCLSLEGNFGNPASRSHVFGWRAEEVVEDARRQVADLIHADPREIVWTSGATESDNLAIKGVAHFYSKKGKHIVTSRIEHKAVLDPCRQLERQGFEVTYLEPDSDGLITPEMVENALRDDTILVSLMHVNNEIGVINDIEAIGDLTRSRKIVFHVDAAQSVGKIPLNMATMKVDLLSISAHKLYGPKGIGVLYVRRKPRIRLEAQMHGGGHERGMRSGTLATHQIVGMGEACRIAAAEMDSERARLAVLKDRVLSQLSDLEEVHVNGSLEQRVPGILNISFAFVEGESLMMSLKDLAISSGSACTSASLEPSYVLRALGLSDELAHSSLRISLGRFTSEAEVDHAVAEIREAVAKLRELSPLWDMYKDGVDLSQVEWVAH, from the coding sequence ATGAAATTACCTATTTATCTCGATTATTCCGCAACAACGCCAGTTGACCCGCGAGTGGCTGAGAAGATGATTCAGTGCCTCTCTCTTGAAGGTAATTTTGGTAACCCGGCTTCCCGCTCCCATGTCTTTGGCTGGCGTGCTGAAGAGGTTGTTGAAGATGCCCGTCGTCAGGTTGCCGATCTTATTCATGCTGATCCAAGAGAGATTGTCTGGACGTCCGGTGCTACTGAATCCGATAATCTGGCCATTAAAGGTGTTGCTCATTTTTACAGCAAAAAGGGCAAGCACATTGTCACCTCCCGAATTGAACATAAGGCGGTACTGGACCCTTGCCGTCAGCTGGAGCGGCAAGGGTTTGAAGTCACCTACCTGGAGCCTGACAGCGATGGCCTGATCACGCCGGAAATGGTGGAAAATGCCTTGCGTGATGACACCATTCTGGTGAGTTTGATGCACGTCAATAATGAGATTGGTGTGATCAACGATATTGAAGCCATTGGTGATCTGACCCGTTCACGCAAGATTGTCTTTCATGTGGATGCGGCACAAAGCGTCGGCAAAATTCCGCTGAATATGGCAACGATGAAAGTTGATCTGTTGTCCATTTCTGCCCATAAACTCTATGGCCCTAAAGGAATCGGTGTTCTTTATGTGCGCCGCAAGCCCCGAATTCGTCTGGAAGCCCAGATGCACGGTGGCGGTCATGAGCGAGGTATGCGCTCCGGTACTCTGGCCACTCACCAGATCGTTGGTATGGGTGAGGCATGCCGTATTGCTGCGGCGGAGATGGATTCAGAAAGAGCGCGTCTGGCGGTGTTGAAAGATCGAGTGCTTTCCCAGCTGTCTGACCTGGAAGAAGTCCATGTGAATGGTTCTCTTGAACAGCGGGTTCCGGGGATTTTGAATATCAGCTTTGCCTTTGTTGAAGGGGAGTCTCTGATGATGTCCCTGAAAGACCTTGCGATCTCCTCTGGCTCGGCATGTACCTCCGCCAGCCTTGAGCCATCTTATGTGCTGAGGGCCCTGGGCTTGAGTGATGAGTTGGCCCATAGTTCCCTGAGGATCAGTTTGGGGCGCTTTACTTCAGAGGCTGAAGTGGATCATGCCGTAGCAGAGATCAGAGAAGCGGTTGCAAAACTGAGAGAGCTGTCACCGCTATGGGATATGTACAAAGATGGCGTTGACCTCAGTCAGGTTGAATGGGTCGCACACTGA
- a CDS encoding AAA family ATPase — protein MFTGNNFHPYGHDVTVNHRRTDSGARGGADGSFDSRSVRPSQDSASQYSQYMKDRETLFGRPQVHCSEHSPGEGGDRLRRRDNIIQVLSDKFEVKLNGGIEAVTTETGGSRFNTDKYRDEWLTGPEPNSVVVANGTPLDSTYACLNGRNGSTQVVKVLRRNDVAPETACLTQVMRSNCQLPSSEMTIDLTPVVVTDDCWDSVALHIQLLTTAKSAPRASGGREPVTKTWQAISGAFLQMCHRSGCPLQDSRSYLFKDGDHFLVASVTLRSTGDVRESTVGLLARDARVSSITVNASLRKKLNITDIPAAINIGKLAEKFDYNGEAYGIGGANEAIRQFIDAFISPRLVPDKLKNTMKCQLTRGGILSGPPGTGKTLFIRVIESLLKENGFTVSTRIISGPEVFNKYVGESEQRVRAIFSDDGPENKQSIRLVLIDEIDSMLPARGRAGDNGTGDKVVNQFLTCLDGIEEQSGLIVFGTTNRPDLIDPAVMRPGRMDMQMKFNLPEGDQRLQILKIQTRNLSDGGMLNPDVSLEELAKNTAGFSGAELGSLVEKAMQSALRRGQGLAESDTFFCPQALSQLATLDVCTADFKWAFTRVQPQFGKSNFMSLAGKSFEYDGYLPEMVSQLKTTLADFKRDDSRSTLRILITGPQGSGKSTLAALANHEFGSFCSYVSATDVVKSRERTRPLNDVFAQRRNHQTNPDCHYVVIIDDFDTMINYDGAFYDRAMVSVLDAHTKQSLQGLEGGKLLTLVTATAHEEGGGDFLSRLFPDDLVFKTIGKEKLENILPADHGQGRSD, from the coding sequence ATGTTTACGGGAAATAATTTTCATCCATATGGTCATGATGTAACCGTTAACCATCGCAGAACAGATTCGGGTGCCCGTGGAGGGGCAGATGGTTCTTTTGATAGCCGCTCTGTGAGACCTTCACAAGACTCTGCTTCGCAATATTCACAATACATGAAAGATCGGGAAACACTGTTTGGACGACCGCAGGTGCATTGTTCTGAGCATTCTCCTGGCGAGGGTGGTGACCGTCTCAGGCGTCGTGACAACATCATACAGGTATTGTCCGATAAGTTTGAGGTTAAACTGAATGGCGGTATTGAGGCAGTAACAACAGAAACCGGTGGCAGCAGATTCAACACCGACAAGTACAGGGACGAATGGCTTACCGGGCCAGAACCGAACAGTGTGGTTGTGGCAAATGGGACACCACTTGATTCTACCTATGCGTGTTTGAATGGCAGAAATGGCTCCACCCAGGTGGTAAAAGTATTGAGACGAAATGATGTTGCCCCTGAAACAGCCTGTTTAACGCAGGTGATGAGAAGTAATTGCCAACTGCCTTCCTCTGAGATGACGATTGATTTAACGCCGGTGGTTGTCACTGATGACTGCTGGGATTCAGTGGCGCTTCATATTCAGCTTCTCACGACTGCCAAAAGTGCCCCCCGGGCCTCCGGTGGGCGCGAGCCAGTGACCAAGACCTGGCAAGCTATTTCAGGGGCATTTCTGCAAATGTGTCACCGTTCCGGTTGTCCACTGCAAGACTCCCGATCCTATTTATTCAAGGATGGTGATCATTTTTTGGTGGCCAGTGTAACGCTCAGATCCACTGGCGATGTCCGGGAGTCGACTGTTGGCCTGCTGGCCAGGGATGCCCGGGTTTCGAGTATTACCGTTAATGCCAGTTTAAGAAAAAAACTGAACATTACTGATATTCCTGCGGCCATCAATATCGGGAAGCTTGCCGAAAAGTTTGACTACAATGGTGAAGCTTACGGTATTGGTGGTGCGAATGAGGCCATTCGACAGTTTATAGATGCGTTTATCAGTCCACGACTGGTGCCGGATAAGCTGAAAAATACCATGAAATGCCAACTGACCAGGGGTGGGATTCTTTCGGGGCCTCCGGGTACGGGTAAAACGCTGTTTATCCGGGTTATTGAGTCCTTACTCAAGGAAAATGGCTTTACCGTATCGACCCGGATTATTTCCGGGCCGGAGGTTTTTAACAAATATGTCGGTGAGTCAGAGCAACGGGTCAGAGCGATTTTTTCAGATGATGGTCCGGAAAATAAACAGAGTATTCGTCTGGTGTTAATTGACGAAATCGATTCGATGCTGCCGGCCAGGGGGAGGGCGGGCGATAATGGCACCGGGGATAAAGTCGTTAATCAGTTTCTGACCTGCCTGGATGGAATTGAGGAGCAAAGTGGCCTGATTGTTTTCGGCACAACCAATCGGCCAGACCTGATTGATCCGGCCGTGATGCGCCCCGGGCGCATGGATATGCAGATGAAGTTTAATTTGCCAGAAGGCGACCAGCGTCTTCAGATTTTAAAGATTCAGACCAGGAATCTGTCGGATGGCGGGATGTTGAATCCGGATGTCTCTCTTGAAGAGCTGGCGAAAAATACCGCTGGCTTCAGTGGTGCTGAACTGGGATCCCTGGTGGAGAAGGCGATGCAATCTGCTCTGCGCAGGGGGCAGGGGCTGGCAGAGAGTGACACTTTTTTTTGTCCTCAGGCGCTCAGTCAATTAGCGACACTGGATGTCTGCACGGCTGATTTCAAATGGGCTTTTACCCGGGTTCAGCCGCAGTTTGGGAAAAGTAATTTCATGTCCCTGGCGGGGAAAAGCTTCGAGTATGATGGCTATTTACCAGAAATGGTCAGTCAGCTTAAGACGACGCTGGCTGATTTTAAGCGGGATGATTCCCGCTCTACCCTGCGTATTCTTATTACCGGTCCTCAGGGTAGTGGTAAATCAACACTGGCTGCCCTGGCGAACCATGAGTTTGGTTCTTTTTGCAGCTATGTGTCGGCCACCGATGTGGTCAAATCCAGGGAACGCACCAGACCGCTGAATGATGTATTTGCACAGCGGCGTAATCATCAGACCAATCCTGACTGTCATTATGTCGTGATTATTGACGATTTTGATACCATGATTAACTACGATGGTGCTTTCTATGACCGTGCCATGGTGTCTGTGCTGGATGCTCATACCAAGCAATCTTTGCAGGGGCTGGAGGGAGGGAAATTGCTCACGCTCGTTACCGCGACAGCGCATGAAGAGGGAGGGGGGGATTTTCTTTCCCGCCTGTTTCCCGACGATCTGGTGTTCAAAACGATCGGTAAGGAGAAGCTGGAAAATATATTGCCTGCTGATCATGGGCAGGGAAGATCTGACTGA
- a CDS encoding RNA methyltransferase, with translation MLDNFSENISIVLVNPSHPGNIGAAARAMKTMGLSQLCLVAPDEFPSGTATALASGADDILRNARVCATLDEALADCQFVVGTSARVRGVSLPLVDPRTCARSIIDEAVTHKVALIFGREDKGLTNDQLRRCHLQVHIPTNEEFSSLNLGAAVQVLCYELRMMQLLSADALEMPEPRSHELANMEDMERYYDHLYQVLLEIGFLDHSSHEKIMAKLRRLYGRVRPDRVELSILRGVLSETQRCLATKETE, from the coding sequence GTGCTCGACAATTTTTCCGAGAATATTTCCATAGTACTGGTCAATCCTTCCCATCCCGGTAACATCGGGGCTGCCGCCCGTGCCATGAAAACCATGGGGTTAAGCCAGTTATGTCTGGTCGCGCCGGATGAGTTTCCATCCGGCACCGCAACAGCGCTGGCTTCTGGCGCTGACGATATCCTGAGAAATGCCAGGGTTTGTGCAACATTGGATGAGGCCCTGGCGGATTGTCAGTTTGTGGTGGGTACCAGCGCCCGGGTAAGAGGCGTTTCTCTCCCGCTGGTGGACCCCCGAACATGTGCCCGGAGCATTATTGACGAAGCAGTGACCCATAAGGTTGCCCTGATTTTTGGCCGGGAAGATAAAGGCCTGACCAATGATCAGTTGCGACGCTGTCATCTGCAGGTTCATATCCCAACCAATGAAGAGTTCAGCTCTCTCAATCTGGGGGCGGCGGTACAGGTACTCTGTTACGAGTTGCGGATGATGCAGTTGCTCAGTGCCGATGCCCTTGAGATGCCCGAGCCCCGCAGCCATGAGTTGGCAAATATGGAGGATATGGAGCGTTACTATGACCATCTGTACCAGGTGTTGCTGGAGATTGGTTTTCTCGATCACAGCAGTCACGAGAAGATTATGGCCAAATTGCGTCGCCTTTATGGGCGGGTTCGTCCGGATCGTGTGGAGCTGAGTATTCTTCGGGGGGTTCTGTCAGAAACCCAGCGATGTCTTGCCACGAAAGAAACAGAATGA
- the secF gene encoding protein translocase subunit SecF — MNDLKVINFMRLRSYASVLSLLLMLGSVGALAVKGINWGLDFTGGTLIELVYDQPVKTADIRDQLATAGYDNVVVQEFGSAEDILVRIPGDDPKMGASVAGLLGQNYDGNVEAVRVEFVGPQVGERLREQGGLGMLFAMLLITLYIAFRFQFKFSVGAILSLAHDVIFTLGLFALLGLQFDLTVMAALLAVIGYSLNDTIIVYDRIRENFRKLRKGDADEVINVSLTQTLGRTLATSGTTLMVLLALFLFGGEMIHNFALALIVGVGVGTYSSIYIASNMLIYMRISREDLIVPVKENEDSEQMP; from the coding sequence GTGAATGATTTGAAAGTCATCAATTTCATGCGGCTACGCTCCTACGCTTCGGTGTTGTCGCTGTTGTTAATGCTGGGCTCTGTTGGTGCTCTTGCGGTTAAGGGGATTAACTGGGGGCTGGATTTTACCGGCGGCACGCTGATTGAGCTGGTGTATGATCAGCCGGTGAAAACGGCTGATATCCGTGATCAGCTGGCAACTGCCGGTTATGATAACGTTGTCGTTCAGGAGTTTGGTTCGGCCGAGGATATTCTGGTTCGTATTCCCGGCGATGATCCGAAAATGGGGGCATCAGTTGCCGGCCTTCTGGGGCAGAACTATGACGGCAACGTTGAGGCTGTGCGCGTTGAGTTTGTCGGGCCCCAGGTGGGTGAGAGGCTGAGGGAGCAGGGCGGCCTTGGTATGCTGTTCGCCATGTTGCTGATTACGCTCTACATCGCTTTCCGTTTTCAGTTCAAATTCTCCGTTGGTGCGATTCTGTCCCTGGCTCACGATGTGATTTTTACCCTGGGTCTGTTTGCCCTGTTAGGGTTGCAGTTTGACCTGACGGTGATGGCGGCGCTGCTGGCAGTGATTGGTTACTCACTGAACGACACCATTATTGTTTATGATCGTATCCGTGAGAATTTCCGCAAGCTGAGAAAAGGGGATGCCGATGAGGTGATCAATGTCTCATTGACCCAGACTCTGGGGCGTACCTTGGCCACTTCCGGTACCACCTTGATGGTGTTGCTGGCCCTGTTCCTGTTCGGTGGCGAAATGATCCATAACTTTGCCCTGGCATTGATTGTGGGTGTGGGTGTGGGTACTTATTCCTCTATTTATATCGCATCCAATATGCTGATCTACATGAGAATCAGCAGGGAAGATCTGATTGTTCCGGTGAAGGAAAATGAAGACTCTGAGCAAATGCCATAA
- a CDS encoding inositol monophosphatase family protein, protein MQPMVNMALRAARQAGEIIARAYKDLDHVNIEFKSRNDFVTEVDKAAEKAIIASLSKTYPDHGFYGEESGHREGKGEGKDYLWIIDPLDGTTNFINGIPHFAVSIAVQYRGRLEHAVILDPLKEEEYCASRGHGATLNSKRIRVGNRRNLDGALIGTGIPFMQPGINHLDSYLNMMRTLLGDTAGIRRAGSAALDLAYVAAGRLDAFWEIGLQDYDMAAGVLMIQEAGGLVGDFKGGHTYMKNNQIVAGNSGCFKEVLKRIRPFVTEGMFRY, encoded by the coding sequence ATGCAACCGATGGTTAATATGGCGCTGCGTGCAGCACGCCAGGCTGGCGAAATCATAGCCCGCGCCTACAAAGATCTCGATCACGTTAATATCGAATTCAAAAGCCGTAACGACTTTGTAACTGAGGTGGACAAGGCTGCTGAGAAGGCCATTATCGCCTCTCTGAGCAAAACCTACCCTGACCATGGCTTCTACGGTGAAGAAAGCGGACACCGTGAAGGCAAGGGTGAAGGTAAAGATTACCTCTGGATCATCGACCCGCTTGACGGCACCACCAACTTCATCAATGGCATCCCTCATTTTGCGGTTTCCATTGCGGTTCAATACCGCGGACGCCTTGAGCACGCCGTTATTCTCGACCCGCTCAAGGAAGAAGAGTACTGCGCCAGCCGTGGCCACGGTGCCACCCTGAACAGCAAACGCATTCGCGTTGGCAACCGGAGAAATCTGGACGGCGCACTGATCGGTACCGGCATCCCATTCATGCAACCGGGCATCAACCACCTGGACAGCTACCTGAACATGATGAGAACCCTGCTGGGGGATACTGCTGGTATCCGTCGCGCTGGCTCTGCGGCCCTTGACCTGGCTTATGTGGCTGCCGGTCGTCTGGATGCATTCTGGGAAATCGGCCTGCAGGACTACGATATGGCCGCAGGCGTACTGATGATTCAGGAAGCGGGCGGACTGGTTGGTGACTTCAAAGGTGGTCATACCTACATGAAGAACAACCAGATCGTTGCCGGCAACAGTGGCTGCTTCAAAGAAGTACTGAAGCGCATCAGACCTTTCGTTACCGAAGGCATGTTCCGCTACTGA